The segment CGGCGGGGGCAGGGCCCGCCTCCGCCCGGCCGGGCGCCGCCGCGGCACCCGCGGACGCGTCGCGCGCGGGACGCTGGAGCGGGGCGGAGTGGGCGGAGCCCAGCGCCGGAGCGGCGGGGGCGGACTGCGCCGCCGGGGCGCGCTTGCGCAGCAGGGCGGCGCAGGCGGCCGCGACCTCGGCGGCGGTGAACTCTTCGAAGAGCGGCTCCAGCACCAGCATCTGCGCGCCCAGGTCCTCCTCGCGCACGGCGCGGCGGATCTCGGTGCGGAAGGCGCGGAGCAGCGTGGCGGCCCCGGCGTCCTCGCCGGTCACGCCCGCCGCGCGCGCGTCCAGCCCCGCGCGCTCGGCGATGTCGCGCAGGTGCGCCAGCTCGCGCGGCTCCACCAGCACGTAGCCTGTGGCGCCGCCGCCGTGGCGCGCCAGCAGCACCCGCTCGTCGCCCGGCACGTCGAAGCTGATGGTCGTCGCGTCCTCGTCCGTCCCCTCGCCCTCGTCCGCCTCCGTGCTCGACGCGCCGATCGCGACGTCCGCGTCTTCATCGCCCGGCTCGCCGACCAGGAAGCCGCGGAGCGCCAGCGACTCGGCCAGCGTGGCGGCGCGCTCGTCGCTGCGGCAGAGGACCACCGGGGGCGCACCGTCGCCGCCGCCGAGCAGGCGGCCCAGGACGTCCACCTTCTCCCGCTCGGAAACGACCACGTAGCCGACCACGCCTGTGCTGGCGCGCGGCGCCTCCTCGACCTTGGACTGCGCGGGGTAGCGCAGCGCGCGCTTCACGCGGCGGTCCACCAGGTCGTTGACCGTCTCGGTGAACGTGGTGGTGAGCACCACGCGCTGGGCATCGCGCGGCACGTGGTCGAACAGCGTCTCCACCGCCTCCCAGCCACCCGTGGCCTCGATGTCGGACGCGCCGTCGACCACCACGGCCTCCAGCGACTCCAGCTTGAGCGACGAGCCGCGCACGCCCTGCATGACCTCGGCGGGGGTGGCGACCAGCACGTCGGCGTCGGCCAGCGGGGTGCCCCAGGCGCCGCCGGGGATGCTCACCGTGAGCTCCAGCGCGTGGACAAACGGCACCAGCGCCAGCGCGGCGCGCTCGGCCGCCTCGGGGGTGGGCGTCAGCACCAGAACGCGCGTGCCGGCGGCGGGCGCCTCCTCGCCCTCGGCCGGCTCGGCGCGGGGCTCGATGCGGTCCAGCACGCCCAGCGCGTACGCCAGCGTCTTGCCGCTGCCGCTGCCGGCGCGCGCCACCACGTTGCCCTCGCGCCGCAGCACGGGCACCAGCGCCTCCTGCAGGGCGGTGGGCTGCTCGAAGTCCGCGTCTTCCAGGGCGCGGAGGAGCGGGTCGCGAAGGCCGAAATCCTCGAACGAAGCCATATACGGAACCGGTACGGGTTTGCACGCATGATCACAAGCCGGGCAATATACCGGATCGCAAGAGCTTTGCCTACGCCGCCACGGATCGCGCTGGTCGCGGGCGGTCCGGAGCCTCTCCCCCATCGTCGGGAACAGCTGCCTCACGCGGAGGCGCGGAAGCGCGGAGCACGGCACGACAGAACTCCCCGAGGCCCGAGTAGTGCGCAAGGGTGGGCGTAGGACGGAAGACGTGAGATGAGGAGCGGGGAATCCGGCGACGTGAGATGCCGGGCGGGGGATCGGGACGGGAGATGACAAGCGGGCCATCATCCACCGTACTTCGATAGGGTGCGCATCTGCCGATCGGCTTCCGCGGATGTGCGGCGGTGCACGGTGATCGGCCGATGCGCAGCGGAGGAGTTTCCAGAAATGCGTGGGGGCGACGAGGGTTCGATGGGATGCGCCTCGGCGGCCGATGAACGAAGAGAGGACGCCCGCGTCGCCGCGAGCGTCCTCTCTTTCCGTGGATGGGCGGCCGTACATCACCCGGTCACGCGTTGTCGAGCCTACGCGTGCTTCCCGTGCGTGGGGCGGTTCGCCCTGGGGGGGAGGCTGTGGAGGTAGGCCCACATCGACCGGAGCTCGTCGTCGGTGAGGCCCTTGAACCACGGCACGGGCATCAGCTTGGCGAGCTTGCGGCCAGTGGGCGTCACCCCCGTGCGCAGCGTGTGGATGAAGTCCGCCTCGCTCCACGTGCGCAGCTCGCTCCCGGTGGACAGGTCCGGCCCCGGCGGCGGTCCGAAGCCCGGCGGCAGCCCGTGCATGTCCTCGGCGTGGCACTCGGCGCAGATGCGGACCAGGTACTTGCCGTTCGCGGCCGAGACGCCGGGGCCGGTGTGCGCCGGCATAACCGTGTGGCTCATGCTCGACGCGGCCGGGTCCAGGATGCCCACGATGCCGGCGATGTTGCCCACGGGCCCGAAGTGCTTCGCCGGCAGCGGGCGCTTCACCGGCGGAAGGCTGCGCGCGTACTCGATGATACCGCGCAGGTCCTCGTCGCTCATGTTGTCGTAGTGCACCGACGGCATGATGATGAGCGACCGCCGGTCCGGCCCCAGCGCGTGCCTCACGCCGAGCGCCCAGTCGGTGTCCGTCAGCTTGTGCCCGTTCCCGCCCTGCCAGCCGGTGAGGTTCGCCGACGCCAGGCGCGCGAACGTGGCGCTGTTGTAGAAGGCCTTCCCGCCCAGGTCCGTCCCGTGGCACAGCCAGCAGCCGCGGGCCACCACCTGCGCCTTGCCGTGCGCCACGTCGCCCGCGAACCGCGGGGCTACCGTGAGCGTGGCGGCGGGCACCTCGTACACGCGGTTGCGCTCGTAGGCCGCGTACGCCCAGGTCAGCACGAAGAACATCACCACGGTGCCCGCCGCGATGGCGAGCCACTTCAGGACGGCGTTGCGGCGTTTGGGAGGCATGGGCGGTGGCGGTGGGTGGGCCCCTTTCCCAAGCCCCTCCCGCATAACTGCCTGGGAGGGGAGCCAGGGTGGGGCGACGGTTACGCGTGCTTCGTACTGTCGACAGGCACCGGCGGGTGCCAGCCGGGCGCGGTCGGGGGGATGCGCGTCTTCGCGGGGAGGGAGCGCAGGTACATGTACAGCGAGCGCAGCTCGTCGTCGCGGAGCAGGGCGAACGCCTGCCAGGGCATCATCTTGTTCAGCTTGCGGCCGTCCGGGGTGACGCCGGTGCGCAGGACGTGCACGAAGTCCGCCTCCGTCCAGTTCTTCAGGTCGCCGCCCATGGTCAGGTTGGCGCCGGGCGGCAGGCCGTAGCCGGCGGGCAGGCCGCCGTAGTCCTTGCCGTGGCAGGCATAGCACATGGTGGCCAGGTACTTCCCGTGCTCCAGCGACACACCTTGGTTCACGGTGCCGGGGCGGACCGTCGGCGCGATGTTCTCCGGGGCGATGGGAAGCTGGCCGATGGCGACGGCCAGGTGGCCCATGGGGCCGAAGCTCACCGCCGGCTGCACCTTGTCCACCGGCTTCACGTGGCGGATGAAGGCGATGAGCGCGCCCATGTCCTCGTCGCTCAGGTCCGCGTAGTAGTGCTCGCCCGGCATCACCATCAGCGGGCGGCCGGTGCGGTCCACGTCCTGGCGCACGGCCCGCGCGATGTCGGCGTCCGTCAGCCGCCCGCCGATGCCGCCGCGCCCGGTGGTGAGGTTGGGCGCGGCGAACATGCCGGTCATGCCGCCCGAGGCCAGCGTGGTGCCCGCCAGGTCCGGCCCGTGGCAGTGGGTGCAGGCGTGGACGATCGCCTGCACCTTGCCGCGCGTGAGCAGCGCCGAGGTGACGGGCTGGGTGGGCCCGGTGGACTCGAGGGCATGGTTGATGGGGAAGCGCTGGTGGCGCTTGTGTGCGCTCACCGCCCACACGATCGCGAAGAGCACCAGTACGAGGCCCACGACGCTGCCGGCCGCGATGGCCAGGCCGCGCAACAGCTTCGGCATGTTCGGGATCTCCGGGCAGGGAGAGGCGTGCGGGGCGGGCCGCTCCGGGGAGGAGCGCGGCGGAGGGTGGCAGTGGCGCCGCCCGTCGGGTTTTGCATGGGTGCGAATCCGCCACAATTCTCACTCTTGGAGCCAGCATGTCAAGGGCTCCGATGTGCGCATTCGCCGCTGCACGGCCCACGTTTCCGGCCGTATGCGAAGATGCGGCGCGCACCTATGCGACCGGCGCGCCCCGTCGTGGGGACGCGCCGGTGGATGTGCATCGCTCGGAACGCGACGCGGATTATGCGCCCAAGCCGTCCAGCATCTTGCGGGTGAGGCGGCCTCGGGCGGCTTCGTAGCCCGCCCACGGGTCCTCGGTCTGCGCGGCGAGGCGGGCGGGGACGGTGCGGACGGTGAAGTCGAGCGGGTGCAGGCCCGCCTTCAGCTCGTCCCACGTGACGGGGGTGCTCACCGGCGCGCCCTCGCGCGAGCGGGTGGAGTACGCGGCCACGGCGCTGGCGCTCCACGCGTTGCGCAGCCAGTCGATGAAGATCTTGCCCTCGCGCGCCTGTTTGGACGCCTTCGCCAGGAAGCGGTCCGGCGCGTCGCGCACCATCGCCTCGCTGAGGGCGCGGGAGAAGTCGTGCACCTCGTCCCACGTGTGGCGGCGGGCGAGGGGGACCACCACGTGGAGGCCCTTCCCGCCCGTGGTCTTCACGAAAGCCGTGAGGCCGAGCGCCGCGACCCGCTCCCGCAGCTCGAACGCGGCGGAGACCACGGCATCCCAGCCTAGCCCGGTATCGGGGTCCAGGTCGTAGATCATGCGGTCCGGCCGGTCCAGCCTGTCGCGGCGCGCCCCCCACGTGTGCAGTTCCAGAACGCCCATCTG is part of the Longimicrobiaceae bacterium genome and harbors:
- the ligD gene encoding non-homologous end-joining DNA ligase, with amino-acid sequence MARKTEETKVAGVRITSPDRVLYPGQGVTKRELAEYYVAVKDRVLPHLRGRPLTLVRCPAGQEKECFYQRRAGESTPHTVGRVQVPVDGEMAEYLVADNIRALLSLVQMGVLELHTWGARRDRLDRPDRMIYDLDPDTGLGWDAVVSAAFELRERVAALGLTAFVKTTGGKGLHVVVPLARRHTWDEVHDFSRALSEAMVRDAPDRFLAKASKQAREGKIFIDWLRNAWSASAVAAYSTRSREGAPVSTPVTWDELKAGLHPLDFTVRTVPARLAAQTEDPWAGYEAARGRLTRKMLDGLGA
- a CDS encoding DEAD/DEAH box helicase; the protein is MASFEDFGLRDPLLRALEDADFEQPTALQEALVPVLRREGNVVARAGSGSGKTLAYALGVLDRIEPRAEPAEGEEAPAAGTRVLVLTPTPEAAERAALALVPFVHALELTVSIPGGAWGTPLADADVLVATPAEVMQGVRGSSLKLESLEAVVVDGASDIEATGGWEAVETLFDHVPRDAQRVVLTTTFTETVNDLVDRRVKRALRYPAQSKVEEAPRASTGVVGYVVVSEREKVDVLGRLLGGGDGAPPVVLCRSDERAATLAESLALRGFLVGEPGDEDADVAIGASSTEADEGEGTDEDATTISFDVPGDERVLLARHGGGATGYVLVEPRELAHLRDIAERAGLDARAAGVTGEDAGAATLLRAFRTEIRRAVREEDLGAQMLVLEPLFEEFTAAEVAAACAALLRKRAPAAQSAPAAPALGSAHSAPLQRPARDASAGAAAAPGRAEAGPAPA
- a CDS encoding c-type cytochrome; translation: MPPKRRNAVLKWLAIAAGTVVMFFVLTWAYAAYERNRVYEVPAATLTVAPRFAGDVAHGKAQVVARGCWLCHGTDLGGKAFYNSATFARLASANLTGWQGGNGHKLTDTDWALGVRHALGPDRRSLIIMPSVHYDNMSDEDLRGIIEYARSLPPVKRPLPAKHFGPVGNIAGIVGILDPAASSMSHTVMPAHTGPGVSAANGKYLVRICAECHAEDMHGLPPGFGPPPGPDLSTGSELRTWSEADFIHTLRTGVTPTGRKLAKLMPVPWFKGLTDDELRSMWAYLHSLPPRANRPTHGKHA
- a CDS encoding cytochrome c translates to MPKLLRGLAIAAGSVVGLVLVLFAIVWAVSAHKRHQRFPINHALESTGPTQPVTSALLTRGKVQAIVHACTHCHGPDLAGTTLASGGMTGMFAAPNLTTGRGGIGGRLTDADIARAVRQDVDRTGRPLMVMPGEHYYADLSDEDMGALIAFIRHVKPVDKVQPAVSFGPMGHLAVAIGQLPIAPENIAPTVRPGTVNQGVSLEHGKYLATMCYACHGKDYGGLPAGYGLPPGANLTMGGDLKNWTEADFVHVLRTGVTPDGRKLNKMMPWQAFALLRDDELRSLYMYLRSLPAKTRIPPTAPGWHPPVPVDSTKHA